The proteins below are encoded in one region of Telopea speciosissima isolate NSW1024214 ecotype Mountain lineage chromosome 10, Tspe_v1, whole genome shotgun sequence:
- the LOC122643815 gene encoding uncharacterized protein LOC122643815: MALQAKNKLGFIDDTIEQPTDDSVDLPAWRRCNSMVTSWLIHSTIPSIANSILWTTNARDVWNDLSDRFSQQNSPRIFEIRRSISNHSQGTDSISAYYTTLKAFRDELSSFRSLPTCTCGTMTTINGYVETDALIDFLQGLNDSYSAVRSQILLMDPLPTMAKAYSLLLREERQRSLHESRAVPLNQAAITAQHSSSLTNNSSKRPPRTGSKGNNRPHYHCNFCNMDGHSDSRCFKQHGYP, translated from the coding sequence ATGGCCCTTCAAGCGAAAAACAAACTCGGGTTCATTGATGACACCATCGAACAACCTACCGATGATTCTGTTGATCTTCCTGCCTGGAGGCGTTGCAACTCCATGGTTACCTCTTGGCTTATTCATTCCACGATCCCGTCCATTGCCAATAGCATTCTATGGACCACCAATGCACGGGATGTTTGGAACGATCTCAGCGATCGCTTTTCTCAACAAAATTCACCCCGCATATTTGAGATCAGGCGTTCCATTTCAAATCATTCCCAAGGGACTGATtcaatttcagcatactacACCACCCTCAAAGCCTTCCGGGATGAGCTTTCTTCATTCCGATCGCTGCCTACATGCACTTGCGGTACCATGACCACCATCAATGGGTACGTTGAAACCGATGCTCTCATCGATTTCCTTCAAGGCCTCAATGACTCTTACTCTGCTGTTCGAAGTCAAATACTTCTCATGGATCCCCTGCCAACAATGGCCAAAGCATATTCCTTACTTCTACGAGAGGAACGACAGCGTTCATTACATGAATCTCGTGCTGTTCCACTCAATCAAGCCGCCATCACTGCACagcactcttcttctcttaccaacaacagcagcaagcGTCCTCCACGCACTGGTTCCAAAGGCAACAACCGGCCTCACTATCACTGTAATTTCTGCAATATGGATGGCCACTCTGACAGTCGATGTTTCAAACAACATGGGTATCCTTAA